From the genome of Corallococcus macrosporus DSM 14697:
GCCGAAGCGCACCGTGTCCTCGGCGACCGGGACGCGGAGCGCGGCGCGCTGGAGGCCTTTCTCGCGGCACACCCGGATTCACCGCTCGTGCCGTCTGCTCGCGCGCGCGTTCGGGAGCTCACCGCGCCATGAACAGGCGATGGGCGTTGGCGGCGATGGTCGCGGCCTTGGCGGCAGGCTGTACCCGAGGCGACCTGGTCGCCATCGTCCAGTCGCCTGACGCGGGCAGCGTTGGCTCCTCGGTGGATGCCGGTGCCCCCGACGCTGGTGGCCCGCCCGATGACTGGGTGGCGTACTGCGCGGGGCGCGGGCCTCCCATCCTCGTGGGAGCTGCCGACACCGATTCGCAGGTGTGCAGCGGGCGCCTGGCGGAACGCACCTTCCGTCAGGCGCTGTGTACCTGCGAGGGGCTCGCCCTGGGCGCGTCCTTTGAGACGGACGCCTTTCACGGCACCACGGGGACGTACCCGCCCGGAGGCGTGGGGGGCGACGTCGGAGTGAATGGCGCGCTGTCGGCGAATGACGCGGTGTCGGTGGGGGCTCGCTGTGGGTTGGCGGCGCGGGGGGCGCACAGCTTGGACAGACGTTCCGCGTGGGCGAGGCGTTGCACTGTGGGGGGCCGCTCACTGGCGACCCTGTCACCGCCACGGTGGTGGGAGATGCCCGCGTGCGAGGTGACGTGTCGTTGCCCGCCTTCAGCGTTGGCGGCGTGCTCACCGTTCCAGAAGGCCATGCGCTGGGGCCGGTACAGGCCGCGGAAGTCCGTCGCGAGCCCGTGGAGCCGCTCACTCCGTGCGCGTGTGACGCGGCGTCACAGGTGGACGTCTCAGGCCTCATCGCCCGGCATGTGCTCGACAATGACAACGCGGCCATCGGCCTGGCCGCGACGGCGCTGGAGGACATCGAAGGCGAACGCGCGCTGGAGCTGCCCTGTGGCCGTTTCCACCTGACGCGCATCACCGGGACGGGCCACGCCACGATCTCGATCCGCGCGCGCACGGCGCTCTTCGTGGAGGACATGGTCGACCTGGGCGATGGACTGACGGTGGAGGTCCAGGCGCCTGGCGAACTGGACCTGTTCCTGGGGGGCTCCGTCGCCGTGGCGGGACCGCTCAGGCTGGGCTCCACCGCCGCGCCTTCGCGCGTGCGCGTATACGTCGCGGGGACGAACGTGCTGGCCCTGTCCGCGGGCAGCACGCTCGCGGGCAATCTCTATGCGCCCCGTGCCGCCCTCAGCTTGAGCGGTGGCGCGGAGGTCTTCGGCTCCGTGTTCGTCCGTCACGTCGAGGCGTCCGGGCCGCTCCGCCTGCACTACGACGCGGACATCCGCGACGCGGGTGCGGAGTGTACGGATGGCTGAGGCGCGCGGCATCCGGCTGCGTCGCCGCGCCATGCCGCCGTCGTTTGTTTGATGGCCCTGCGCCCCGGAATCCGGCGTCGTGCGCGCAGGGGCGGAGGCTCGATGCTCCTGTCCACCGCATTATCCGACCTGCGCCCCACGGGTGGCTGGTGATGGGCGTGCAGGTCCCCAGCTTTCCGCCGTTGTTCGCGAAGGGGAGGCTGCACATGAAGCGGGAAGTGAAGGCCGGCATCACCGGGCTGGTGTTCGGGTCCATGCTGGTCGGCTGCGGGGTGGCGCCGGAGCAGGACGGGCAGGGCGGAGTGGAGGACGCGACGACGGAGGCACAGGCACAGGCGAGCACCGAGCGCGTGCTCGAGGAAAGCGGCGGCTACGTCGAGCCCGACCCGCTGGCGCGCTACTGGCCAGCGGTTGCGTACGGCGGGGGCAAGTTCCTCGCGGTCTGGACCGACGTGCGGACCGGTGGCATCTACGGCACGCGGGTGAAGCCGGACGGCACGGTGCTCGATGGGGAGGGCATCCGCGTCAACATCGGGGACGAGGAGGGCGTCCGGCCCGGCATCGGTTTCAACGGGAAGTACTTCTTTGTCGTCTGGGAGAGTCGGGATGGTGTTGACGGCGTGCGCGTGAAGCCGGACGGCACCGTCGTGGGCCCGGTGTTCCGCGCCATCCAGACGGGGGAGTCGTTCGGTCCCGTGCGCGTCGCCTGCTCCCCGAAAATCTGCCTGGTGACGTACACCATCTCCGGTGACTTCTCGACCATCTACTTCACACGGGTGACGAAGGACGGCGTCGTCCTCAGGACGGCCGACCGGACGCTCAGCGCCTCCAACACCTTCGCGTATGACGCGTCGCCGACCTGGAACAACAAGACGAAGGAGTTCCTGGTCGTCTGGTCCGACGAGCACGGCGAGGGCCCGGAGAACGCGGACATCTACGGCAACAGGGTGAAGGAGGACGGCACCATCCTCGATGGCAACGGCTTTCCCATCTCGGACGCGGAAGGCACCCAGTC
Proteins encoded in this window:
- a CDS encoding DUF7305 domain-containing protein; translated protein: MRGDVSLPAFSVGGVLTVPEGHALGPVQAAEVRREPVEPLTPCACDAASQVDVSGLIARHVLDNDNAAIGLAATALEDIEGERALELPCGRFHLTRITGTGHATISIRARTALFVEDMVDLGDGLTVEVQAPGELDLFLGGSVAVAGPLRLGSTAAPSRVRVYVAGTNVLALSAGSTLAGNLYAPRAALSLSGGAEVFGSVFVRHVEASGPLRLHYDADIRDAGAECTDG